From one Triticum aestivum cultivar Chinese Spring chromosome 4B, IWGSC CS RefSeq v2.1, whole genome shotgun sequence genomic stretch:
- the LOC123093260 gene encoding protein CHROMATIN REMODELING 35, protein MGNEVIGSTNRRTKSKPPAGKEGRQQRVAVTTVPPVCCGVNLRHPSSQRSWMAPRGEGNVPMLLATAHVTNSPRGPLPHHGRMVGGCAFLFEKGREMSDVLSSRSSPAVLRHWLQSPTGCSMKYSQGIDSIDPTNYKMQKHEIGRDSSPGTQSLSTIISHNRSVRLRFLKEFNELKYGSVTEDYKAINRKRHELISTLEKLQLIPIKLPYASVALKSSNVTLHDEAQSGNNISSDNIIKLDLYNVGDDTHATMDNTGAQETVCLLDSDDNDMVQSFVDGNLSDSKKNTDFIQECMLAEQPSQYQDISFEAQLVVEPGKDSTDIDNEPKEIALLDGHSTSEPQLIKQGQNDINIYAESRDKERETREGEGEDVQSKQHMENNNISVVDSCEISCEVIQSDSTANGHYNHYDNNDNPVDDLDDLWNEMSLALACSKTIGSDHSIVPSEKNNSEVVDDCHHDFLMKDDLGIVCRVCGLIQQRIENIFEINWKKHKQSHRTYAPEPRNYNELEATTSPSGNILQVVPGALSIHSQHSEQMKPHQVEGFNFLVKNLADENNPGGCILAHAPGSGKTFMLISFVQSFLARYPAGRPLIILPKGILATWRTEFVHWQIKDMPIPLFDFYSSKANNRSEQLKVLNLWEEKRSILLLGYHQFACIVSDRNTYKIEVVMCRDKLLKVPSLVILDEGHTPRNEQTDLLTALGSIRTPRKVVLSGTLFQNHVREVFNILNLVRPKFLKMEKPRAIVKRILSKVDMLGKSARSKYTSDKYFYDVVEGNLKKDADDKMRVMIIHNLRELTANVLHYYKGELLDELPGLVDFTVFLNMSTEQEKILRSLVRLDNFSRKTACSAVYLHPCLKNIQNVEGKNRDIAVQKIDSIIKSGIDIKVGAKAKFIYNLLCLSEAAGEKVLVFSRYLNPLVFLEMLLIRMKGWKPEVHMFKLNGKSIQEQRDKAVERFNHSTDAKVLFGSIKACGEGISLVGASRVVILEVQENPSVTRQAIGRAFRPGQSRLVHCYRLVAADSPEEEDHKTASGKEWKSKMWFEWNELCSNDDFELAAVDISESGDRFLEHEALRQDVKSLYRR, encoded by the exons ATGGGAAATGAGGTGATTGGGTCGACGAATAGAAGGACGAAGTCTAAACCGCCGGCCGGCAAAGAGGGCAGGCAGCAACGGGTTGCCGTCACGACGGTGCCACCGGTATGTTGCGGAGTGAATCTGCGCCACCCCTCCTCTCAGCGAAGCTGGATGGCGCCGCGTGGAGAAGGCAACGTCCCCATGTTGCTCGCCACCGCCCACGTGACGAACTCGCCGCGCGGACCTCTCCCCCACCATGGTCGCATGGTAGGGGGATGTGCTTTTCTTTTCGAAAAGGGTCGGGAGATGTCAGATGTGCTAAGCTCAAGGTCAAGTCCAGCTGTCCTGCGCCATTGGCTTCAGTCGCCCACAGGATGTTCGATGAAATACTCACAAGGAATTGACAG CATTGATCCTACTAACTACAAAATGCAAAAGCATGAAATCGGGCGTGATAGCTCGCCGGGCACCCAGTCCCTGTCAACCATCATCAGTCATAACAGATCTGTGCGTCTTAGATTTCTCAAAGAATTCAATGAGTTGAAGTACGGGAGTGTCACTGAAGATTACAAGGCAATCAATAGAAAGAGGCATGAACTTATCAGCACCCTTGAAAAGCTGCAACTTATACCTATCAAGTTGCCCTATGCCAGTGTAGCTCTCAAGTCATCAAATGTGACATTACATGATGAAGCACAAAGTGGGAACAATATTAGTTCTGATAATATTATCAAATTGGATCTGTACAATGTTGGAGATGATACCCATGCTACCATGGACAATACTGGGGCTCAGGAAACTGTTTGCTTACTTGATTCTGATGATAACGACATGGTTCAATCCTTTGTAGATGGAAATTTATCCGATTCTAAGAAAAATACTGATTTTATCCAAGAATGCATGCTGGCTGAGCAGCCTTCCCAATACCAGGACATCAGTTTTGAAGCTCAACTTGTAGTTGAGCCAGGAAAGGACAGCACGGACATTGACAATGAG CCCAAGGAAATTGCTTTACTTGATGGCCATAGTACTTCAGAGCCACAACTGATCAAGCAAGGACAGAATGACATAAACATTTACGCCGAG AGTCGTGACAAGGAGAGAGAAACAAGGGAAGGAGAAGGTGAGGATGtccaaagtaaacaacacatgGAGAACAACAATATTTCTGTTGTAGATTCTTGTGAAATATCTTGTGAGGTCATACAAAGTGATTCAACGGCAAATGGACATTATAATCACTATGATAACAATGACAATCCAGTTGATGACCTGGATGACCTTTGGAACGAAATGTCTCTTGCATTGGCATGTTCAAAG ACCATTGGAAGCGATCACAGTATTGTTCCGTCGGAGAAGAATAATTCTGAAGTAGTGGATGATTGTCATCACGACTTCCTGATGAAAGATGATTTGGGCATTGTATGTCGTGTTTGTGGTTTGATCCAGCAACGTATCGAGAATATTTTTGAGATAAACTGGAAAAAG CATAAGCAATCCCACAGAACTTATGCGCCAGAACCCAGAAACTACAATGAGCTGGAAGCAACTACCAGTCCTTCAGGAAATATTCTTCAAGTTGTCCCTGGTGCTCTCTCAATCCACTCTCAGCATTCAGAACAGATGAAACCTCACCAAGTGGAAGGCTTTAATTTCTTGGTCAAGAACCTGGCAGATGAGAACAACCCTGGAGGTTGTATTCTAGCACATGCACCAGGTTCTGGAAAGACTTTTATGCTAATTAGCTTTGTTCAAAGCTTCCTGGCCAGATACCCTGCAGGAAGGCCATTGATTATccttccaaagggcattctggcaACATGGAGAACAGAATTTGTCCATTGGCAAATTAAGGACATGCCTATACCCTTGTTTGACTTCTATTCCTCCAAAGCTAATAACCGGTCTGAACAACTCAAGGTTTTGAACTTGTGGGAAGAAAAGAGAAGCATATTGCTGCTAGGGTATCATCAATTTGCATGCATAGTATCTGATAGGAATACTTATAAAATAGAAGTTGTCATGTGCCGAGATAAGTTGTTGAAGGTCCCAAGCCTTGTCATTCTAGATGAAGGCCACACTCCGAGAAATGAGCAAACTGACTTACTCACTGCACTTGGAAGTATAAGAACTCCTAGAAAAGTGGTTCTCTCAGGAACCTTGTTTCAGAATCATGTAAGAGAGGTTTTCAACATTCTGAACCTTGTGCGGCCAAAATTCCTGAAGATGGAGAAACCTCGTGCAATAGTGAAGCGCATACTAAGCAAGGTTGACATGTTGGGGAAGAGTGCACGGTCAAAGTACACTTCTGATAAGTACTTCTATGATGTGGTTGAAGGAAACCTTAAAAAGGACGCAGATGATAAAATGAGAGTAATGATCATCCATAATCTACGCGAGCTAACCGCGAATGTGCTGCACTATTATAAAGGTGAGCTTTTGGATGAATTACCCGGACTTGTGGACTTCACCGTTTTTCTGAATATGAGTACCGAGCAGGAAAAGATCCTTAGGAGTTTGGTAAGACTAGATAATTTTAGCAGGAAAACAGCATGCAGCGCTGTTTATCTTCATCCGTGCTTAAAGAATATTCAAAACGTTGAAGGGAAAAATCGAGATATTGCTGTTCAGAAGATTGATTCCATCATAAAAAGTGGAATTGATATCAAGGTTGGGGCAAAGGCAAAGTTTATATACAATTTGTTGTGTCTTTCAGAGGCTGCAGGAGAGAAGGTACTCGTGTTCAGCCGGTATCTGAACCCTCTGGTTTTCTTGGAAATGCTGCTCATAAGAATGAAAGGATGGAAACCAGAGGTTCACATGTTTAAATTAAATGGTAAATCAATACAAGAGCAGCGAGACAAGGCGGTTGAGAGATTCAACCACTCAACGGATGCTAAAGTTTTGTTTGGTTCCATCAAGGCATGCGGCGAGGGCATCTCCCTTGTTGGCGCATCACGCGTTGTCATTCTGGAGGTCCAGGAAAATCCTTCCGTGACGCGGCAGGCAATCGGACGGGCATTCAGAccagggcagtccagattggtgcATTGCTACCGCCTTGTTGCCGCCGACTCCCCAGAAGAGGAGGACCACAAGACAGCCTCCGGAAAAGAATGGAAGTCCAAGATGTGGTTCGAATGGAACGAGCTTTGCAGCAACGATGATTTTGAGCTTGCCGCTGTGGATATTTCAGAGAGCGGGGACAGGTTTCTCGAACACGAGGCACTGCGACAAGATGTCAAATCTCTGTACAGAAG GTGA
- the LOC123093261 gene encoding BEL1-like homeodomain protein 7 has protein sequence MATFFSTSNDQRGLAGGGGGAGDMSFHHHYPMSNQYPDSSIGGLIPLPASIVQQSHIAHGGGGGDGRDDEQAAFMGSRDGSELGGLQTQMLMGDGGASAGQRSHQGGLSLSLGSQVPVSLYQYGRPGGMAAAASPTLMSPNQSAMAMAASRNAQVNVYVQNSRFLKAARELLDEVVSVRDAIKRKGDRKDDSAGNGECGKVEGDKGEENEGSSAAELSPAERQDLQNKVTALMAMLDQVDRRYRHYHQQMQMVVSSFDAVAGSGAARPYTALALQTISRHFRSLRDAIGAQVQSARRSLGEPQDGSGAGGLSRLRYIDQHLRQQRAMQQFGMMQQPQHAWRPQRGLPESAVSVLRAWLFEHFLHPYPKDSEKVMLARQAGLSRGQVSNWFINARVRLWKPMVEEMYKEEFGAEMDSTNSSSENAGNKHSKVDEAACSEDQDRDEFQSTSTHAGASQLLNAYKSEPVGSMDAGPLSSFGGGDMGTYAPAGLSLNHHGPGGGSLLQDAFPHHGDDTRFVPYGGNMGDLGGSVSLTLGLQHCNNNNNAGHVPPEQQGLLYGNPGDFDFLNGGDDRQRFASSSSQLLHDFVT, from the exons ATGGCCACGTTCTTCTCCACTTCAAACGATCAGAGgggcctcgccggcggcggcggaggtgccgGCGACATGTCATTCCACCACCACTACCCCATGTCCAACCAATACCCAGACTCGTCGATCGGCGGCCTGATCCCGCTCCCGGCGTCCATCGTGCAGCAGAGCCACATagcgcacggcggcggcggcggcgatggccgaGACGACGAGCAGGCCGCGTTCATGGGCTCGAGGGACGGCTCCGAGCTCGGCGGCCTGCAGACGCAGATGCTCATGGGAGACGGCGGCGCGTCGGCAGGGCAGCGCAGTCACCAGGGTGGCCTGTCGCTCAGCCTCGGCTCGCAGGTGCCGGTGTCCCTCTACCAGTACGGCCGTCCGGGCGGCATGGCTGCGGCCGCTTCCCCCACCTTGATGAGCCCGAACCAGtcggcgatggcgatggcggcgagcAGGAACGCGCAGGTGAACGTGTACGTGCAGAACTCGAGGTTCCTGAAGGCGGCGCGCGAGCTGCTGGACGAGGTGGTCAGTGTCCGGGACGCGATCAAGAGGAAGGGGGACAGGAAGGACGACTCGGCCGGCAACGGCGAGTGCGGCAAGGTCGAGGGCGACAAGGGCGAGGAGAACGAGGGGAGCTCCGCCGCCGAGCTGTCGCCGGCGGAGAGGCAGGACCTCCAGAACAAGGTGACGGCACTGATGGCCATGCTGGACCAGGTGGACCGGAGGTACAGGCACTACCACCAGCAGATGCAGATGGTAGTGTCGTCGTTCGACGCGGTGGCCGGCTCCGGCGCGGCGAGGCCTTACACGGCGCTGGCCCTGCAGACGATCTCCCGGCACTTCCGGTCGCTGCGGGACGCGATCGGCGCGCAGGTGCAGTCGGCGCGGCGGAGCCTCGGCGAGCCTCAGGACGGCTCCGGCGCGGGGGGCCTGTCTCGGCTGCGGTACATCGACCAGCACCTCCGGCAGCAGCGCGCCATGCAGCAGTTCGGCATGATGCAGCAGCCGCAGCACGCGTGGCGGCCCCAGCGCGGCCTCCCGGAGTCCGCCGTCTCCGTCCTCCGCGCCTGGCTCTTCGAGCACTTCCTCCACCC GTACCCCAAAGACTCGGAGAAGGTGATGCTGGCGAGGCAGGCCGGCTTGTCCAGGGGGCAGGTGTCGAACTGGTTCATCAACGCGCGCGTCCGCCTATGGAAGCCGATGGTGGAGGAGATGTACAAGGAGGAGTTCGGCGCGGAGATGGACTCCACCAACTCGTCGTCGGAGAACGCCGGCAACAAGCACAGCAAGGTGGACGAGGCGGCATGCTCGGAGGACCAGGACCGCGACGAGTTCCAGAGCACGTCGACGCACGCCGGCGCGAGCCAGCTGCTGAACGCCTACAAGTCGGAGCCGGTGGGCAGCATGGACGCCGGCCCGCTGTCCAGCTTCGGCGGCGGCGACATGGGCACGTACGCGCCAGCAGGCCTCAGCCTGAACCACCACGGCCCGGGCGGCGGCAGCCTCCTGCAGGACGCGTTCCCGCACCACGGCGACGACACCAGGTTCGTGCCGTACGGCGGCAACATGGGCGACCTCGGCGGCAGCGTGTCGCTGACGCTGGGCCTGCAgcactgcaacaacaacaacaacgccggCCACGTGCCGCCCGAGCAGCAGGGCCTGCTGTACGGCAACCCCGGCGACTTCGACTTCCTCAACGGCGGCGACGACCGGCAGCGGTTCGCCTCGTCGTCGTCGCAGCTGCTGCACGACTTCGTCACTTGA